A genomic segment from Glycine max cultivar Williams 82 chromosome 1, Glycine_max_v4.0, whole genome shotgun sequence encodes:
- the LOC100791204 gene encoding leucine-rich repeat receptor-like protein kinase PXC2, protein MKQVQLILLLSVSLVLLGPILVISIDLSSFNDDVLGLIVFKAGLEDPKGKLSTWNEDDYSPCNWVGVKCDLANNRVSSLVLDGFSLSGHIDRGLLRLQFLQILSLSRNNFTGTIAPDLLSIGDLQVVDLSENNLYGPIPDGIFQQCWSLRVVSFANNNLTGKIPDSLSSCYSLAVVNFSSNQLHGELPSGMWFLRGLQSIDLSNNFLEGEIPEGIQNLIDLRELRLGSNHFTGRVPEHIGDCLLLKLVDFSDNSISGRLPESMQKLTSCTFLSLQGNSFTGGIPHWIGEMKSLEVLDLSANRFSGWIPKSIGNLDLLSRLNLSRNQITGNLPELMVNCIKLLTLDISHNHLAGHLPSWIFRMGLQSVSLSGNRFSESNYPSLTSIPVSFHGLQVLDLSSNAFFGQLPSGIGGLSSLQVLNLSTNNISGSIPMSIGELKSLYILDLSDNKLNGSIPSEVEGAISLSEMRLQKNFLGGRIPAQIEKCSELTFLNLSHNKLIGSIPSAIANLTNLQYADFSWNELSGSLPKELTNLSNLFSFNVSYNRLQGELPVGGFFNTISPLSVSGNPLLCGSVVNHSCPSVHPKPIVLNPNSSYSNSGSSLQNNHHKMMLSISVIIAIGAAIFIVIGVVVVTVLNIHARSSMLSSAAPFVFSGGEDYSGSPANDPNYGKLVMFSGDAEFVDGAHNILNKDSEIGRGGFGVVYCTVLRDGHCVAIKKLTVSTLTKSQEDFEREVKMLGKIKHQNLVALEGYYWTPSLQLLIYEYLARGSLQKLLHDDDSSKNLLSWRQRFKIILGMAKGLAYLHQMELIHYNLKSTNVFIDCSDEPKIGDFGLVRLLPMLDHCVLSSKIQSALGYMAPEFACRTVKITEKCDIYSFGILILEVVTGKRPVEYMEDDVVVLCDKVRSALDDGKVEQCVDEKLKGNFAAEEAIPVIKLGLVCASQVPSNRPDMAEVINILELIQCPSEELQ, encoded by the exons ATGAAGCAAGTGCAACTCATCCTACTCCTATCAGTGTCTCTTGTTCTTTTGGGTCCAATCCTAGTGATCTCAATAGACCTTTCTTCTTTCAACGATGATGTGTTGGGGTTGATTGTGTTCAAGGCTGGCCTAGAAGACCCAAAAGGAAAACTCTCTACGTGGAATGAAGATGATTATAGTCCTTGCAATTGGGTTGGTGTCAAATGTGACCTTGCAAACAATAGGGTATCTTCTCTTGTTCTTGATGGATTTTCTCTTTCTGGCCACATTGATAGGGGCCTTTTGAGACTGCAGTTTCTTCAGATTCTGTCTCTCTCAAGGAACAACTTCACAGGGACCATAGCTCCTGATCTTCTCAGCATTGGTGATTTACAAGTTGTTGATTTGAGTGAGAACAACCTCTATGGACCAATCCCTGATGGGATTTTCCAGCAATGTTGGTCTCTAAGAGTAGTTTCATTTGCCAACAACAACCTCACAGGTAAGATTCCTGATTCTTTGAGCTCATGCTATTCATTGGCAGTTGTGAACTTTTCCTCTAACCAGCTACATGGGGAATTGCCATCTGGAATGTGGTTTTTGAGGGGGCTACAGTCAATTGATCTTTCAAACAACTTTCTGGAGGGAGAGATTCCTGAAGGAATTCAGAATCTGATTGATTTGAGGGAGTTGAGGCTAGGGAGTAACCACTTCACTGGTAGGGTTCCTGAGCATATTGGAGACTGCTTGCTCTTGAAGTTGGTTGATTTCAGTGATAATTCTATTTCTGGGAGACTTCCTGAGTCAATGCAAAAACTCACCTCATGCACATTCCTTAGCTTGCAAGGAAATTCATTCACTGGTGGCATTCCACACTGGATTGGAGAAATGAAAAGTCTAGAGGTATTGGATCTTTCTGCAAACAGATTTTCTGGTTGGATTCCAAAGTCAATTGGAAATCTTGACTTGCTGAGTAGGTTGAAtctgtcaaggaatcagatcacAGGAAACCTGCCAGAGTTAATGGTAAACTGCATTAAGCTTTTGACTCTTGACATCAGCCACAATCACTTGGCAGGCCATCTTCCTTCATGGATATTCAGGATGGGCTTACAAAGTGTCTCTCTTTCAGGAAATAGGTTTAGTGAGAGCAATTATCCCTCACTTACTTCCATTCCTGTATCTTTTCATGGCCTCCAGGTTTTGGATTTGTCATCAAATGCATTTTTTGGCCAACTTCCATCTGGAATTGGAGGTCTTAGTAGCTTGCAAGTCTTGAATTTGTCCACCAATAATATCTCAGGGTCTATTCCTATGAGTATTGGAGAACTTAAATCATTGTACATTCTTGATTTGAGTGACAACAAGCTTAATGGAAGCATTCCTTCTGAAGTAGAAGGGGCAATTTCACTCAGTGAAATGAGGCTACAAAAGAACTTTTTAGGAGGGAGAATTCCAGCCCAAATTGAGAAGTGTTCAGAGCTAACATTTCT GAATCTTTCTCACAACAAGCTTATTGGTTCAATCCCTTCGGCCATTGCAAACCTAACCAATCTTCAGTATGCAGATTTCTCATGGAATGAACTCTCTGGAAGCTTACCAAAGGAGCTGACAAATCTTTCCAACCTTTTCTCATTTAATGTTTCATACAACCGCCTTCAAGGTGAGCTACCAGTGGGTGGTTTCTTCAATACAATCTCTCCTTTATCTGTCTCTGGTAATCCATTGTTATGTGGTTCAGTTGTTAATCACTCTTGCCCTTCTGTTCATCCAAAGCCTATTGTCCTAAACCCCAACTCTTCTTACTCCAACTCTGGCTCTTCCTTACAAAACAATCATCATAAGATGATGCTCAGCATCTCTGTCATTATTGCCATTGGTGCTGCTATTTTTATTGTCATTGGTGTGGTGGTTGTTACTGTCCTAAATATCCATGCAAGGTCTTCAATGTTATCTTCTGCTGCTCCATTTGTGttctctggtggtgaggactaTAGCGGTTCACCCGCGAATGATCCAAACTATGGCAAGCTTGTGATGTTTTCCGGCGATGCTGAATTTGTTGATGGTGCTCATAATATTCTTAACAAAGACAGTGAAATAGGCCGTGGAGGATTTGGAGTTGTTTATTGCACTGTCCTTAGAGATGGTCATTGTGTTGCAATCAAGAAGCTTACAGTGTCCACTTTGACCAAGTCTCAAGAAGACTTTGAGAGGGAAGTTAAAATGCTTGGGAAGATCAAGCATCAAAATCTTGTGGCACTTGAAGGTTATTATTGGACTCCATCCTTGCAGCTCCTAATTTATGAGTACCTAGCCAGAGGGAGTTTGCAAAAGCTTCTACACGATGATGATAGCAGCAAAAATTTGCTTTCTTGGAGACAAAGGTTCAAGATCATTCTTGGAATGGCAAAAGGGTTGGCCTATTTGCACCAAATGGAGTTAATTCACTATAATCTAAAATCAACCAATGTTTTCATAGATTGTTCTGATGAACCAAAGATAGGAGACTTTGGCTTGGTAAGGCTATTGCCAATGCTAGACCATTGTGTTTTGAGTAGCAAAATTCAAAGTGCACTTGGATACATGGCTCCTGAGTTCGCTTGCCGCACGGTCAAGATAACCGAGAAGTGTGACATTTATAGTTttggaattttgattttggaggTGGTGACAGGAAAAAGACCTGTGGAATACATGGAGGATGATGTGGTTGTTCTTTGTGACAAGGTGAGGAGTGCATTGGATGATGGCAAAGTGGAGCAATGTGTTGATGAGAAGCTTAAGGGTAATTTTGCTGCAGAGGAAGCAATTCCTGTGATAAAATTGGGGTTGGTTTGTGCATCACAAGTGCCCTCAAACCGTCCTGATATGGCTGAGGTAATCAACATATTAGAGCTGATCCAATGTCCTTCAGAGGAATTACAATGA
- the LOC100500335 gene encoding protein transport protein Sec61 subunit beta, with translation MALGGTAPPRGSAAATASMRRRRTTGGAASGGAAGTMLQFYTDDAPGLKISPNVVLVMSIGFIAFVAILHVMGKLYFVRREA, from the coding sequence ATGGCTTTAGGTGGAACAGCTCCCCCGAGAGGAAGTGCAGCAGCTACTGCCAGCATGAGGAGAAGGAGAACAACCGGTGGTGCGGCCTCTGGAGGAGCAGCTGGAACTATGCTCCAATTTTACACTGATGATGCCCCTGGACTCAAGATCTCCCCAAATGTGGTTCTTGTAATGAGCATTGGCTTTATAGCATTTGTTGCCATCCTTCATGTGATGGGCAAGCTGTACTTTGTGCGTAGGGAGGCTTAG